The proteins below come from a single Triplophysa rosa linkage group LG12, Trosa_1v2, whole genome shotgun sequence genomic window:
- the b3gat1a gene encoding galactosylgalactosylxylosylprotein 3-beta-glucuronosyltransferase 1 isoform X1: MPKRRDILAIVLIVLPWTLLITVWHQSAIAPLLAIRKVCHHLVKEILIIPERLTIHRQRLADDGTEARHEAGPATDSKEYCSQDKDIVEVVRTEYVYTRPPPWSDVLPTIHVITPTYSRPVQKAELTRLANTFLHVPNLHWILVEDSQRRTPLVTRLLRETGLNYTHLNVETPRNYKLRGDTRDPRIPRGTMQRNLALRWLRETFSSNSSQAGIVYFADDDNTYSLELFEEMRSTRKVSVWPVAFVGGLRYESPKVNAAGKVYGWKTVFDPHRPFAIDMAGFAINLRLILLKPQAYFKLRGVKGGYQESSLLRELVTLNDLEPKAANCTKILVWHTRTEKPVLVNEGKKGFTDPNVEI, from the exons ATGCCGAAGAGAAGAGATATTCTTGCCATCGTGTTGATTGTGTTACCGTGGACCCTTCTCATCACTGTGTGGCACCAAAGTGCGATTGCCCCCCTGCTTGCCATCCGAAAGG TCTGTCACCATCTAGTAAAAGAGATCTTAATCATACCAGAGCGACTAACCATCCACCGACAGCGGCTAGCAG ATGATGGGACGGAGGCCAGACACGAGGCCGGTCCGGCCACAGACTCGAAGGAATACTGCTCACAAGACAAGGACATAGTTGAGGTGGTCCGTACGGAATATGTGTACACACGACCCCCACCCTGGTCAGATGTATTGCCCACCATCCACGTCATTACCCCGACATACAGCCGCCCGGTGCAGAAGGCTGAGCTAACGCGACTGGCAAACACTTTCCTCCATGTGCCCAACCTACACTGGATCCTAGTGGAGGACTCTCAAAGGAGAACCCCTTTAGTTACGCGGTTGCTGAGGGAGACGGGACTTAACTACACGCACCTCAACGTGGAGACCCCGAGGAACTATAAGCTGCGGGGGGACACGAGAGATCCCAGGATTCCTCGAGGAACCATGCAGAGGAACCTGGCTCTGAGATGGCTCCGGGAGACATTCAGCTCCAACAGCAGCCAGGCGGGAATCGTCTACTTTGCGGATGATGATAATACGTACAGTTTGGAGCTCTTTGAGGAG ATGCGCTCGACCCGTAAGGTATCAGTCTGGCCCGTAGCCTTTGTTGGAGGTTTACGGTACGAGTCTCCAAAGGTCAATGCAGCAGGGAAAGTCTATGGCTGGAAAACGGTTTTTGACCCTCACCGACCCTTTGCCATTGACATGGCAGGTTTTGCCATCAACCTGCGGCTCATTCTCTTAAAGCCTCAGGCCTACTTCAAGTTGAGGGGGGTGAAGGGGGGCTACCAGGAGAGCAGCTTGCTCAGAGAGCTGGTCACTCTCAATGACCTGGAACCAAAAGCTGCCAACTGCACTAAG ATTCTTGTGTGGCACACCCGGACGGAGAAACCTGTACTGGTAAACGAGGGAAAGAAAGGCTTCACAGACCCTAATGTGGAGATCTGA
- the b3gat1a gene encoding galactosylgalactosylxylosylprotein 3-beta-glucuronosyltransferase 1 isoform X2, with product MPKRRDILAIVLIVLPWTLLITVWHQSAIAPLLAIRKDDGTEARHEAGPATDSKEYCSQDKDIVEVVRTEYVYTRPPPWSDVLPTIHVITPTYSRPVQKAELTRLANTFLHVPNLHWILVEDSQRRTPLVTRLLRETGLNYTHLNVETPRNYKLRGDTRDPRIPRGTMQRNLALRWLRETFSSNSSQAGIVYFADDDNTYSLELFEEMRSTRKVSVWPVAFVGGLRYESPKVNAAGKVYGWKTVFDPHRPFAIDMAGFAINLRLILLKPQAYFKLRGVKGGYQESSLLRELVTLNDLEPKAANCTKILVWHTRTEKPVLVNEGKKGFTDPNVEI from the exons ATGCCGAAGAGAAGAGATATTCTTGCCATCGTGTTGATTGTGTTACCGTGGACCCTTCTCATCACTGTGTGGCACCAAAGTGCGATTGCCCCCCTGCTTGCCATCCGAAAGG ATGATGGGACGGAGGCCAGACACGAGGCCGGTCCGGCCACAGACTCGAAGGAATACTGCTCACAAGACAAGGACATAGTTGAGGTGGTCCGTACGGAATATGTGTACACACGACCCCCACCCTGGTCAGATGTATTGCCCACCATCCACGTCATTACCCCGACATACAGCCGCCCGGTGCAGAAGGCTGAGCTAACGCGACTGGCAAACACTTTCCTCCATGTGCCCAACCTACACTGGATCCTAGTGGAGGACTCTCAAAGGAGAACCCCTTTAGTTACGCGGTTGCTGAGGGAGACGGGACTTAACTACACGCACCTCAACGTGGAGACCCCGAGGAACTATAAGCTGCGGGGGGACACGAGAGATCCCAGGATTCCTCGAGGAACCATGCAGAGGAACCTGGCTCTGAGATGGCTCCGGGAGACATTCAGCTCCAACAGCAGCCAGGCGGGAATCGTCTACTTTGCGGATGATGATAATACGTACAGTTTGGAGCTCTTTGAGGAG ATGCGCTCGACCCGTAAGGTATCAGTCTGGCCCGTAGCCTTTGTTGGAGGTTTACGGTACGAGTCTCCAAAGGTCAATGCAGCAGGGAAAGTCTATGGCTGGAAAACGGTTTTTGACCCTCACCGACCCTTTGCCATTGACATGGCAGGTTTTGCCATCAACCTGCGGCTCATTCTCTTAAAGCCTCAGGCCTACTTCAAGTTGAGGGGGGTGAAGGGGGGCTACCAGGAGAGCAGCTTGCTCAGAGAGCTGGTCACTCTCAATGACCTGGAACCAAAAGCTGCCAACTGCACTAAG ATTCTTGTGTGGCACACCCGGACGGAGAAACCTGTACTGGTAAACGAGGGAAAGAAAGGCTTCACAGACCCTAATGTGGAGATCTGA